The nucleotide sequence GGGTTTTTCTTCTATCGTTACTCTTTTATCGGTTGCATTAACAACCTTACCGAGAAACCTTTCATAGATAGAACCAAGTATGTGAATAGGAATTGCATCAAAGTTATATGGAGTATTTTCGTGAGAGAGTTCTTCACAAATTGCAGAGAAAGTTTTATCGTCAGGCTCAATAATATTTCTGCTGTCAATTTTGCTTTTCTTAAAAACCACACCGTTATACTTTGCATCGAGAGTGCGCGAAGCAGTAATAAAATCTTCCCACGCTTTTCTGCGTCTGCCAAACTCGCTTACATAGTGGTTTGGTTCGATCAGTTTATCTTCAAGGAATTTAATAAATACCAGACGGTCAATAGTTCTTTGTGTTGCTTCAGTAAGTTCTTCACTTGAAAGATGTGTGTTATTTTTCTTAAAAGATTTTGCAAGATCGTTTCTTATTTCATCAAGCTCTTCAAGAAAAGAATCATCAATTGTCTGGGTAACAGCTTTTAATCCTTTAGCTTTTTTGCCGCGTGGTTTCGGAAGTTCATCAGAATACTTTTCAATTGAGTTGTTTGCAACTGCTTCGCGGGAGAACAACCAATAAATTTCTGAAAACTTTTCTTCGTTTGCATAATCTGTGTAATGAAATTTTTTCAGTTTATAGTTTAATGCATCGTCAATATTTGGTCTGAACCTGCAATCGATGATATGAAATTCTTCGAAGTCTGTTAGTACAGCAAGAGGTGTTGATGCATTCCATCCATAACGAGCAGTCTGGAAATAAAAATCTTTATTCTCTAAACCGTGAGATGGTTTTTTAGCTTCAACAAAAAATTTAACCGTTCGGAAATTCGGTGAAATGGAGAAAGAATAGTCAGCACGTTTCTGTGCTTTTGCAATCTGAACTGGTTTTTCAACTCTTACTTCCTGTTCGTATGGATTCTTCTGAATATCGTGTCTTACATCCCAACCAAGAGCTATAAAAAATTTATTAATAAAATCAATTCTGACATCAGCTTCAGAATAAGGAGGGTTGAGGTAATGATTTTCGTTGTCTTTAAAGTCATAGACTAGTTGAATAACCGATTTGAGCGCGTTTTCGAAGGTCATTGATTGAAATACCAAAATGTTTTTCCAAAAATAGAAAAATAATTAGAATGTTATTTGAAGCTCCGAAAAAAGATTCAATTTGCTTTTCTGAATAATTCTTGCATTTTATTAGCAGGTAATTTTTCTCTACTCTGAGAGAGCAAGATTTACAGAGTATAGTTGCTGATTAAATTACAGAGATAACACACCAGACTACTCTTCCAAAGCAGACTATAAGTCGAATTTTTATTTGTATTGGTCTTTTAGTCTTTACACTGATTTTACAACATCATGACAATTTATTGACAATCAGCTGTTCTTGACATTGTAGTTTTTCTTAAGAATTTATAACTCAAAGTAATTTGAGCTAAGAATAATTATTCACCACAAAATATGGAGGTTCAAAATGTTCAAGTCTTTTTTTTACTGCTTTTTTTTAATAACAATCTTTTCAACAATTATACTCGCTCAAATGGACACAATAACAATTCTTCACGTCAACGATTCACATTCAACTCTTGAGGCAATCGGACCAAGAGATGCAAATCTTGAAGGAACTCAAGGTGGGATTAGTCGTGCAGCAACTGTAATTGGTATGACTAAAATGACTGAACAAAATGTTCTTACACTTCACGGCGGTGATGTTTTCATCGGAGATTTTTTCTTCAACAAATTTCTTGGTGTTGCAGAGTTTCAGTTAATGGCTTCACTTGGCTTTGATGCAATGGCTGTTGGCAATCACGAGTTTGATTTGACGCCTGCATATCTTGATACTGCTTTAAGAAATTCATTTCCACCAGGATATGGATTTCCATTAATCTCATCAAACGTGAATTTGGATGATCCGACAGTTCAGCCTTTAAAAGACTATATCTTTCCATTTATTACAAAACAAGTTGGTAATGTGAAAGTCGGAATGTTCAGTCTGTTAACTCCTGAAACAAATCTTTTCTCCCAGCCTGATTCAGCAAAAGTTAGTGATGATATTGCAGGAACTGCGCTTGTAATGATTGATACTTTGAACTCGCTTGGCTGTGATTTAATAATTTGTCTTTCACATCTTGGAATTTTTTATGATCAGGATTTGGCAGCCAACATTCCCGGAATAAATATTATTATCAGTGCTCACGACCATTTAAGAACTGATCAGCCTGTTGAAATTACAGATCCACTTGGTGGAACAACCTACATAGTTCAGGCTGATGCATTTTATAAATGTATTGGCAAAATGAAAATAGCCGTTTCTCAATCCGGAATGGAATTGATTGATTACTCATTGATTAATCTTGATGAAACAATTCCTGAAGAGCCTACTGTTAAAGCAACTATTGATGGACTGATTGCTGAAATTGAAAATACCTGGGGGCCTGTTTATTCCCAACAAATCGGAACAGCAACTGATTTCTTTGAAGAGGTTGCCACTAATCTTGGAGAGAATGGACCACACGATACTCCAATCGGAAATTTTGTTACAGATGCATATCGCTGGAAAACAGGAACTGAAATAGGAATTACTGTTGGCGGTTCAACCGCACAGCCAATTTATCAGGGACCGCTTGTTGGTGCTGATGCATTCAGAGTTGTTGGCTATGGTTTTAATGAAGTTAATGGACTCGGATTCAGAATTGTAAAATTTAAACTCACAGGCGCTGATCTGATTGCAGGATTAGAACTTGGTCTTTCAATGGCTGAATTCAACGATGAATTACTTCCACAGGTTTCGGGAATGAAATACTACTATAACCTTGCCAGA is from Ignavibacteriota bacterium and encodes:
- a CDS encoding T9SS type A sorting domain-containing protein; this encodes MFKSFFYCFFLITIFSTIILAQMDTITILHVNDSHSTLEAIGPRDANLEGTQGGISRAATVIGMTKMTEQNVLTLHGGDVFIGDFFFNKFLGVAEFQLMASLGFDAMAVGNHEFDLTPAYLDTALRNSFPPGYGFPLISSNVNLDDPTVQPLKDYIFPFITKQVGNVKVGMFSLLTPETNLFSQPDSAKVSDDIAGTALVMIDTLNSLGCDLIICLSHLGIFYDQDLAANIPGINIIISAHDHLRTDQPVEITDPLGGTTYIVQADAFYKCIGKMKIAVSQSGMELIDYSLINLDETIPEEPTVKATIDGLIAEIENTWGPVYSQQIGTATDFFEEVATNLGENGPHDTPIGNFVTDAYRWKTGTEIGITVGGSTAQPIYQGPLVGADAFRVVGYGFNEVNGLGFRIVKFKLTGADLIAGLELGLSMAEFNDELLPQVSGMKYYYNLARPSFSRIEYVEVGGIPIDLQQEYYITSNEFLLMALTQMIPTINIIDSSLYVNDSEFQVLTEYIISQQTISPITRGNIVADIKEIDEGETPGQFRLEQNYPNPFNPSTVIGYQLPVSGFVSLIVYDVLGNEVVTLVNEYKPAGSYEVEFSGHSDEGQNLPAGRQGLSSGVYFYQLKAENFIETKKMLMLK